The Lysobacterales bacterium region AAGCAGGCCCCGTGTGCTTTTGCACCTGAACGTGCTCCGCGCATCGCGTCCGAAAGATGAGCATCGGTTCCCGCGACATGACGATGGGGGGCTTTCAATACGCGCTGGCCGCCCGCCTCGATTGATCCGGTGCCTGCTCCGAGTTGCGGGCTTGGCGCGCAGGATTCCGCGGATGCGAATGGCTGCTGCCGGCTGCCAAGCTTGGACAGCGCCCAGTCAGCGCTTGCATCCTGCGACCAAAGACCGCCCATGCTTGCCGGTGTGCGCGCGTTTTCGGCGCGCGATCGATCGCGGGATCACCGAGCACCCTGGTCGCAGGCGCAGCCTGATCGGGGCGAGCGGCGCGATACCGAAGGAGCTCGAGGCGCGTCGGTATCGTCCTCCGCGACCCAGGCTCGGTCTTCCTGACTCAGGTCGGCACCCTCGGTGCGCGCTACTGCGTCAACCGCGCTCAGGCGCTGGCCAGCGCCGCCACCCCCAGACTGCGCGCGATCGACTTGGCGGCCTCGCGGCCTTCGTACACCGCCGTCACCACCAGATCCGCGCCGCGCACCATGTCGCCGCCGGCGAAGATCTTGGCGTTGGCGGTCTGGAAGGGCAGGGCGCCGCCTTCTGCCACGCGCACGCGGCCGTTGGTCTGCAGGCTGACGCCGTGCTTGCCCAGCCACTCGGGCGGGCTCGGCGTGAAGCCGAAGGCCACCATCACCTGATCGGCCGCCAGCTCGCGCTCGCTGCCCGCGATTTCCTCGAACTGGCGGCGACCCTTGGCATCGGGCGGGCCGAGACGCGTCTCAACCACCTGCACCGCGCGCACTCGATTCTCGTCGTCGCCAAGAATCGCCTTGGGCTGCAGGCGGAACAGGAAGTTGACGCCTTCCTCCTTGGCTTTGCCCACCTCGCGGCGACTGCCGGGCATGTCGTCCTCGTCGCGGCGGTAAACGCAGGAGACCGTCGCCGCGCCCTGGCGGATCGCCGTGCGGTTGCAGTCCATGGCGGTGTCGCCGCCGCCGAGCACGACGACGTGCTTGCCCCACAGGCGCGGCGGTTCGGGATCAATGCCCAGCGCATACCGGCCATTGCTGATCAGATAGGGCAGGGCGGGCACGACTCCGTCGAGGTCCAGCCCCGGCAGGCCGCCGTCGACGGCGGTGTAGGTGCCAAGGCCGAGGAAGACCGCGTCGAATTCATTCACCAGCTGATCGAAGCTGACATCGCGGCCGACGTCCACGCCCAGCCGGAACTCGATGCCCATGCCCTCCAGCACCTGCCGGCGGGTGCGCACGACTTCCTTGTCCAGCTTGAAGGGCGGGATGCCGAAGCTCAGCAGGCCGCCGATCTCGGGGTGGCGATCGAACACCACGGCGGCGATGCCCTGCCGCGCCAGCACGTCGGCGCAGGCGAGGCCCGCGGGGCCCGCACCAATCACGGCGACGCGCTTGCCTGAAGGCACCACGCCCGACAGATCCGGGCGCCAGCCCTGGGCGAGCGCGGTGTCGGTGATGTACTTCTCGATGCTGCCGATGGTGACCGCACCGAAGTCCTCATTCAGCGTGCAGGCGCCTTCGCAGAGGCGGTCCTGCGGGCAGACGCGGCCACAGATCTCGGGCAGCGGGTTGGTCGAGTGCGAAAGCTCGGCGGCCTCGAACAGCCGGCCCTCGCGGATCAGCTCCAGCCAGTTCGGAATGTAGTTGTGGACCGGACACTTCCACTCGCAATAGGGGTTGCCGCAGTCGAGGCAGCGCGCGGCCTGGTCGGCGGCGTCGCTGGCTTCGTACTGGCCGTAGATTTCGCGACCGTCGAGGATGCGCAGCTTGACCGGCACTTCGACCGGCATGCGCCGGCCCGAACTCAGGAAATGCATGGGATCGCGCTTCATCACGCCGCCCTCCGCAGTGCGTTGATGAGCGAATCGAGACCCGCCGCCTTGGGCTTGACCAGCCAGAAGCGCGGCAAAAAGCCGCGGAAGTCATCGAGGATTTCGCCCGCCAGCGTGCTGCCGGTGAGCACGCGGTGGCGCTCGATCAGGCCGCGCAGATGCTGCAAATGTGCCTCCAGACCTTCCAGGGTGATGCGGTTCAAGTCGATCAGCTCGTGGTTGTAGCGGTCGACGAAGCTGCGGTCGAGGTCGAGCACGTAGGCGAAGCCGCCGGTCATGCCCGCGCCGAAGTTCAGACCCGTGCTGCCCAGCACCGCGACGACGCCGCCGGTCATGTACTCGCAGCAGTGGTCGCCCGCGCCCTCCACCACCGCGGTGGCGCCGGAGTTGCGCACGGCGAAGCGCTGCCCTGCTGTTCCGGCCGCGAACAGATCGCCGCCGGTCGCGCCGTACAGGCAGGTGTTGCCTAGGATGGCCGACTTGCGCGCCACGTAGCGCGCATCGTCCGGCGGCCGCACCGTGATCAGGCCGCCGGCCATGCCCTTGCCGACGTAGTCGTTGGCCTCGCCGGTCAGGTGCAGCTCCAGGCCCCCCGCGTTGAAGGCGCCGAAGCTCTGGCCAACGCTGCCGGAGAGATCCAGTCGAACCGGTTTGGCCGCCATCGCGGTATTGCCGTGACGGCGCGCGATGATTCCCGACAGCGCGGTGCCGACCGAGCGATGCACGTTGCGCACCGGATAGCTGAAGCGGCCGCCCCGGCCCGCTTCGATGGCCGGGCCGACCTCGGCCAGGAGACGCGCGTGGAAGTCATCGGGCTCTTTGGTCGGACGCCCCGGCGCGCAGGCGGCCGCGGGCGGACTCGGCGGCGGCGCCAGGATCGGCCGCAGATCGATGCGCTGGCGGCGGGCGTCGACGTGCGCGCGTGGACGCAGCAGCTCGCTGCGGCCGGTCAGCTCCTTGAGCGTGCGGATGCCGAGCTGCGCCATGTAGCCGCGCAGCTCTTCGACCACGCCAATGAAGTAGGCCATCACCTGCTCCGGCATGCCCTTGAAGTGCTTGGCGCGCAGCACGTGGTGCTGGGTGGCCACGCCGGTGGCGCAGTTGTTCAAGTGACAGATGCGCAGGTACTTGCAGCCCAGCGCGATCATCGGTGCGGTGCCGAAGCCGAAGCTGTCGGCGCCCAGCAGCGCCGCCTTCAGCACATCGAGGCCGGTCTTCAGGCCGCCGTCGGTCTGCAGGATGATGCGATCGCGCAGCCCGTTCGCACGCAGCGCATGATGCGCTTCGGTCAGGCCCAGCTCCCAGGGGCCGCCGGCGTACTTGATCGAGGTCAGTGGGCTGGCGCCGGTACCGCCGTCGTAGCCGCTAACGGTGATCAGATCGGCGCCTGCCTTGGCCACGCCCGCGGCGATTGTGCCGACGCCGGCATGGCTGACCAGCTTCACCGACACCAGCGCGGTCGGGTTGATCTGCTTCAGGTCGTAGATCAGCTGCGCCAGGTCTTCGATCGAGTAGATGTCGTGGTGCGGCGGCGGGCTGATCAGGCCGATGCCCGGCTTGGCATAGCGCAGGCGCGCGATCAGATCGTTGACCTTGTGGCCGGGCAGCTGGCCGCCCTCGCCGGGCTTCGCACCCTGCGCCACCTTGATCTGCAGCACCTCGGCATTGACCAGGTACTCGGGGGTGACGCCGAAGCGGCCGGAGGCGACCTGCTTGATGCGCGAGGTTTTCTCGGTGCCGTAGCGGGCGGGGTCCTCGCCGCCCTCGCCCGAGTTGCTGCGCCCGCCCAGGCGGTTCATCGCGATCGCCAGCGCTTCATGCGCCTCTGGCGAAAGCGCGCCTAGGCTCATGCCGGCCGAGTCGAAGGACTTGAACATCGCCGAGGCCGGCTCGACCTCGTCCAGCGGAATCGGCGTGGCGTGCTCGAAATCGGGCTCCAGCAGATCGCGCAGCATGGAGGGCTCGCGATCGTTCACCAGCTTCGCGTACTTGAGCCAGTCCGCGTGCTCGCCGGTGAGCGTGGCGACCTGCAGGGCGCCGACCACGTCGGGATTGAACGCGTGGTACTCGCCGCCGTGGATGTACTTGAACAGGCCGCCGGCCTCCACGCCGAAGCCGGTGTTCCAGGCGCGCTCGGCCAGCTGCTGCTGGTCGGCTTCGATGTCGGCGAAGCCTGGGCCGCCCACGCGGCTGGGCGTGCCGGCGAAGCAGCGCTCCACCACCTCGTGGGCGAGGCCGACGATCTCGAACAGGGCGGCGCCGCGGTAGCTCGCCACCGTGCTGATGCCCATCTTCGAGAGGATCTTGAGCAGGCCGTTGCGGATGCCGCGGCGGTAGCTGCGGCCCAGCTCGCGGTGCTGGGCCAGACGCGATTGGGAATCGCCGCTGCGGGCGAGGTCGAAGATGGTCTGGTAGGCGAGGTAGGGGTAGACGGCCGTCGCGCCATAGCCGATCAGGCAGGCGAAGTGGTGCGGGTCGCGCGCGGTGGCGGTCTCAATCAGCAGGTTGCAGTCCGAGCGCAGGCCGCAGGCGACCAGGTGCTGATGCACCGCGCCCACCGCCAGCAGCGCATGGATGGGCAGATGCCCCTCGCGGATCGCGCGGTCGGACAGCACCACCAGCAGCTTGCCCTTGCGCACGGCGTCCTCGGCGATGCGGCAGCAGCGCGCCAGAGCGGCGTCGAGGCCCTCGGACTCGGCGTAGTTCAGATCGATGACGACCGAGCCGACGCCTTCCTCGCGCAGCGCGAGGATCTGCAGATACTTGCGCTGGCTGAGGATCGGCGAATTGATCATCACCTGCCGCGCGTAGGCCGGGTTCAGCTCGAACAGGTTGCTCTCGCGTGCGATCTGCGTGTGCAGGCTCATCACCAGCTTTTCGCGATAGCTGTCGATGGGCGGGTTGGTGACCTGGGCGAAAGCCTGCCGGAAGGCGTCGTAGAGCGAGCGCACGCGGGTCGACAGCAGCGGCAGCGGGGTGTCGTCGCCCATCGAGCCGATCGCTTCGGCCTCGGTTTCGGCCAGCACCTTGAGCACGGTATCGCGCTCCTCGGCCGAGAGATTGAACATCTTCTGGTGGCGCAGCAGCTCTTCGCGCGGCATCGGCTCGGCGGCAAGGCTGGGGTCGATCAGATCCGTTTCGAGATAGCGCACGCCCTGCTTCAGCCAGCGCTTGAAGGGCGCGCGCTCGCGGTTGATCTGGTCGATACGCGCGGTGTCGAGGAACTCGCCGCGGTGCAGGTCCACCGCCAGCATCTCGCCCGGCCCCAAGCGCCCCTTGGCGACGATGTCGCGGGCCGGCCAGTCGACCACGCCGGCCTCGGAGGCGACCACCAGCATGCGGTCCTTGGACAGCGCCCAGCGCGCCGGGCGCAGGCCGTTGCGATCGAGCGCGCAGGCGGCGTAGCGGCTGTCGGCGACGACGATGCCGGCCGGGCCGTCCCAGGGCTCCATGTGCAGGGCGAAGTATTCGTAGAAGGCGCGCAGGTCCGGGTCCATGCCGTCGACGTTCTGCCAGGCCGGCGGGATCAGAATCCGCATGGCCTGCAGCAGGTCCATGCCGCCGGTCAGCAGCACTTCCAGCATGTTGTCCAGGCTCGCCGAGTCCGAGCTGTCCTGGCTGACCAGCGGCTTGAACTCGCGGAAATCGACGAAGGGCGAGCGCATGCGCGCGCCGCGGGCGCGTGCCCAGAAGCGGTTGCCGCGGATGGTGTTGATCTCGCCGTTGTGGGCGAGGAAGCGGAAGGGCTGGGCCAGCGCCCAGCGCGGCATGGTGTTGGTGGAGAAGCGCTGGTGGAACACCACCGCCGAGCTGGCGAGACGCGGATGCGAGAGGTCGGGATAGAACTCGCGCAGACGCTCGGGCATCACCATGCCCTTGTAGCCGAGGCTGTGCTCGGCCAGGGTCACCACGTGGAAATCGCTGACATCGACCAGCGCCATCTCGGCGCGCCGGCGCGCCGTGTACAGCCCGCGCTGGAAACCGGCGGCGTCCTCGCCGCGATCGGCGTTGACGAATACCTGCTCGATCCGCGGCAGGCGTTCTCTGGCGAGCGGGCCTGCGGCCTGCGGGTTCACCGGCACCTGCCGCCAGCCGGCGATGCGCGAACCGACTTTCTCCAGCTGCGCCTGCAGCTCGGCGCGGCAGCGCGCGGCGAGCGTTTCGTCGATGGGCAGGAACACCAGACCCGCGGTGGCCAGCGGCGCCAGCGAGAAGCCGTGGTCTTCGGCCAACGCGCGGATGAAGGCCTCGGGACGGCGAATCAGCAGGCCGCAGCCGTCGCCGGATTCACCGTCCGCCGCTACGGCGCCACGGTGGGTCATGCGCGACAGCGCGCTCAGGCCGAGATCGACGATCTCGCGACTCGGCGCATCGTCGAGATGCGCGATCAGGCCGAAGCCGCAGCCGTCGTGTTCCAGCCGTGGGTCGAACAGACCCTGCGGCGCCTGATGCTCGATTCCGCTCATACGCTTGCTGCCCCCGGGGGATGGTGCTGGCGCGGTCCACGGCGCCCACCA contains the following coding sequences:
- a CDS encoding FAD-dependent oxidoreductase, which translates into the protein MKRDPMHFLSSGRRMPVEVPVKLRILDGREIYGQYEASDAADQAARCLDCGNPYCEWKCPVHNYIPNWLELIREGRLFEAAELSHSTNPLPEICGRVCPQDRLCEGACTLNEDFGAVTIGSIEKYITDTALAQGWRPDLSGVVPSGKRVAVIGAGPAGLACADVLARQGIAAVVFDRHPEIGGLLSFGIPPFKLDKEVVRTRRQVLEGMGIEFRLGVDVGRDVSFDQLVNEFDAVFLGLGTYTAVDGGLPGLDLDGVVPALPYLISNGRYALGIDPEPPRLWGKHVVVLGGGDTAMDCNRTAIRQGAATVSCVYRRDEDDMPGSRREVGKAKEEGVNFLFRLQPKAILGDDENRVRAVQVVETRLGPPDAKGRRQFEEIAGSERELAADQVMVAFGFTPSPPEWLGKHGVSLQTNGRVRVAEGGALPFQTANAKIFAGGDMVRGADLVVTAVYEGREAAKSIARSLGVAALASA
- the gltB gene encoding glutamate synthase large subunit, giving the protein MSGIEHQAPQGLFDPRLEHDGCGFGLIAHLDDAPSREIVDLGLSALSRMTHRGAVAADGESGDGCGLLIRRPEAFIRALAEDHGFSLAPLATAGLVFLPIDETLAARCRAELQAQLEKVGSRIAGWRQVPVNPQAAGPLARERLPRIEQVFVNADRGEDAAGFQRGLYTARRRAEMALVDVSDFHVVTLAEHSLGYKGMVMPERLREFYPDLSHPRLASSAVVFHQRFSTNTMPRWALAQPFRFLAHNGEINTIRGNRFWARARGARMRSPFVDFREFKPLVSQDSSDSASLDNMLEVLLTGGMDLLQAMRILIPPAWQNVDGMDPDLRAFYEYFALHMEPWDGPAGIVVADSRYAACALDRNGLRPARWALSKDRMLVVASEAGVVDWPARDIVAKGRLGPGEMLAVDLHRGEFLDTARIDQINRERAPFKRWLKQGVRYLETDLIDPSLAAEPMPREELLRHQKMFNLSAEERDTVLKVLAETEAEAIGSMGDDTPLPLLSTRVRSLYDAFRQAFAQVTNPPIDSYREKLVMSLHTQIARESNLFELNPAYARQVMINSPILSQRKYLQILALREEGVGSVVIDLNYAESEGLDAALARCCRIAEDAVRKGKLLVVLSDRAIREGHLPIHALLAVGAVHQHLVACGLRSDCNLLIETATARDPHHFACLIGYGATAVYPYLAYQTIFDLARSGDSQSRLAQHRELGRSYRRGIRNGLLKILSKMGISTVASYRGAALFEIVGLAHEVVERCFAGTPSRVGGPGFADIEADQQQLAERAWNTGFGVEAGGLFKYIHGGEYHAFNPDVVGALQVATLTGEHADWLKYAKLVNDREPSMLRDLLEPDFEHATPIPLDEVEPASAMFKSFDSAGMSLGALSPEAHEALAIAMNRLGGRSNSGEGGEDPARYGTEKTSRIKQVASGRFGVTPEYLVNAEVLQIKVAQGAKPGEGGQLPGHKVNDLIARLRYAKPGIGLISPPPHHDIYSIEDLAQLIYDLKQINPTALVSVKLVSHAGVGTIAAGVAKAGADLITVSGYDGGTGASPLTSIKYAGGPWELGLTEAHHALRANGLRDRIILQTDGGLKTGLDVLKAALLGADSFGFGTAPMIALGCKYLRICHLNNCATGVATQHHVLRAKHFKGMPEQVMAYFIGVVEELRGYMAQLGIRTLKELTGRSELLRPRAHVDARRQRIDLRPILAPPPSPPAAACAPGRPTKEPDDFHARLLAEVGPAIEAGRGGRFSYPVRNVHRSVGTALSGIIARRHGNTAMAAKPVRLDLSGSVGQSFGAFNAGGLELHLTGEANDYVGKGMAGGLITVRPPDDARYVARKSAILGNTCLYGATGGDLFAAGTAGQRFAVRNSGATAVVEGAGDHCCEYMTGGVVAVLGSTGLNFGAGMTGGFAYVLDLDRSFVDRYNHELIDLNRITLEGLEAHLQHLRGLIERHRVLTGSTLAGEILDDFRGFLPRFWLVKPKAAGLDSLINALRRAA